GTGAGTCGAAGACGTTGATTGTATGAGGTTTTTCTGTAGATAGGCGTTTGATGAAGTTCCTGTTAATGTCGAGAACAAAATTTTTGATCAAAGTAGACAAGACGCTGGAAATGTAGGTTGGAGCcagattattattatcattaatgaTGGCAAGAACTTAAGATATTCTCACTGTTTCTTGTGTCTGCTTGATTATTTAAATAATCTAAGTAACAATTATACCAGAATAAGCTGTTGGAAAAAATTCTTGGCTTAAGATAGAGGCCTTTTTCCAGTTGgtatgagaaaaatatatttttcgaCTGTGTATCTGCACCTGTTTTTTCTGAAATAGCAAGTGGACCTCGTATGTATATAGGATACATATAGCCGcaatttaaatatgtttaatgcTATGAGTATTTATTGCCAGTTAACAAGTATGTAAACAAGTGATGTAAAGTGGTTGGTATGGTCTGGGTTGTGGAAGATTACCAATGAGGGGAATACTGGAAATGGATTGGAGAGGCGGAAAACTGGGAAAAGGTCCCAGACAGTTTACAGGAGTGGAGGGAAAAGTTGACCAGAAGTAGAAAAGTAAGAGCCAGATTTATGGGAGAGACATACAAAATCAACAGGGCTTGTCACAAGGATGTGAAGGGAAACACTAAGAAGTCAAATTGAGATGCCATTGACTCAAATTGCAAATTCAGGAGaagcaagaattttaaaatttacttatatattcttatatattgcttatatatttatgattaaaTAGTTATTGTGCCCTTATTATTATTGGCCAAATATTGTTTTAGATGCCAGGGATACGGTGAGTAAGAAAGATGAAGTCCCTGCTCTCCTTGAGTTTTTGTCcatgaccctgggatcgaacccggttCTCCTTTatcattctttatcatctgagccaccagggaggtcccatgaaaaaagacaaaaagcaagTACATAAATAGAACCCATTTTTTTAGTAATAGATGTTatgaagaaaaatgatgaaatgGATAAAATGTCATGGTTGGGAACAACTTTTAACTGGTCAGGTTAGGCCTTTGAGGAAGTTAGATATTTGTGCTGAGATATTAATGGTGCCAAAGATGTGATGAGTTGGGGAAAGTGCATGGTAGGCAAAAAGAACAGTGCAAAGGTTCTGAGATGTGTTACAACTTcctaaaaaaacatttaaaaagccaGTGTAGCTAAAGTGTCCTGAAGAAGGAGAGAGTTAGGAGAAGACATTGAAGAAGTAGATAGGTGCAGATTGTATGGCTTTTATAggctgtggttaagaatctggattttattctaagtgcAAATGTTGGCTTTAAGTCAGAAGAGGTTAAATCTCATTTTTATGTTACAAGGTCCTTCTAGCTACTGTTTGTAGATTGGCCTTAAGAATGAAAGTGAATTCGAGGGTATTAACAGAAGTCTTCCTTGAGTGGAAGTGATGTTGAGTTTGATTTATCTGTGGAACCAGGACATGGAGAGAGCTCCTGGAGGCAGCTGGATGCTCTGAAGAGAGGTCAGGTAGATTTGGaagttctccagagaaagagaatgatTAAAGTTGTGTGAACTTCCTCAGGAGAGACCATGtggtttaatatttatatattgacaTACTCTGCCAAAGATTGTAGGCTATATCATATGTAGCTAATTACATACAGTGAAAtgggtaagattttttttaaaggcataaaaGTCTTTTAAGGGTGGGCATAAAAACAACATAAGTGTATCTagtaagaagagagaaaatgggaCTAACTAAGGTCAGGTGTTAATGAATCCCTTGATTTAAGAGAATGGTGAAGAAGAGCAATGGTTAAACTATTAAGAAGAACAGATATAGAGGCGGGGATGGGGGCGAACCATGGCACCCCCACCCCTTTTACataaaaggcagaagaagagagTTTGGTGCAAAGACAGACCGAAAACACCGTCACATATTGGCTAGTTAAGTAGGATGAAGACTGAAGTCATTGGGTGTAGGAAGATACTGGTGACCATTGTGAAACAATTTCGGTAGTGAGGTGACAGAGAAAGCTGGATTGCAATGCACTGAAGATTGTTGGGAGAGAAAGTGGACgctgggacttgcctggcagtccagtgattaagacacatgttcccaatgcagggggcttaggTTGGATCTCTCGTCAGTGAACTGAGATCTTGCATGCCTCGAAgctcggccaaaaaaaaaaaaaaagacaaagttgaCACTGAGTGAATACTACACCTGAGAAGTTTATTGGTAGGAAACAGAGGTAAGCTGGGGAAAGTGGTATCTATGgaaagttactattttttttttttttttttggtcaggtgAAACTTGATCACCTGGTTAACAGAAGGAGATAATGTCCTAGTAGGGGATGCAGTTAGTTTTAGAAAGAGTTATAAAATTTATTGAGCTCCTGCAAAGCAGCATTCACACTACTGGCACTGTTACATatgttgtctcatttaatcctcacagcaatcctgttactacccccattttacaaataaggaaacaacCAACCTGAGATTTATAGCTAGGAACTGATAGAGTGTGAATGGAACCCAACCCTTTCATTCCCCTTCCATCATACCTATGTGGAAAGCATAGGTGGAAATTCAGAGACAGTTTAGAGgtaaagaagaggaaattgaATTCAGTGAATAAGATGAATCTAATTCACTAGGTGATTAGTTAGCTTTCTGAGTTGTGACATGGAGCTACTTCCATAATGCCAGGCTAAAGTTAGttaagtcgcttagttgtgtccgactctgcgacccggtggactgtagccaccaggcttctctgtccatgggattctccaggcaagaatactggagtgggttaccatttcctcctctaggggatcttcccgacccagggatcgaacccaggtctctccgcattagaggcagacgctttaacctctgagtcaccagggaagccctagttagtGGTAGGAATCCAGGTGTTATTTTCAAGTGGGCCAAATAGTTACTTTTGGCCTGCCATTTACATGTACTACAAATAATTTgctacatttttcttctttttaaaaaatgtttatttatttatttgactgccccaggtcttaattgcagcatgtgggatctagtttcctgaccagggatcaaacccgggacccctgcattgagagcatgaagtcttagccactggagcaccagggaagtctctgatttACTGTATTCTTTTTGCAAAGATGGAATTTGCTTGTTATTTGAAGTGAGATCCTGAGCATCCAATTTTCAGAAGTTAAACTTCAGAAGTAAAGCTACTAAAATGATAAGGGCAGTTATAACTTGGTGGGCTGTCTTCTCCCTCTCGATTATCTTCCCACACTGCTGAGGTAAAGCCCTCAGGATTAATCAAGGCAGTCAGGTCAGGTCAGGGTAAGATCATCACTTTTCATCCAAAAAAGTAAGCTCAGTGGCAGTGTGTTGTGCTTATGTTCATCCATTTATTTTGATAGAACTTTTGTACGTGAAGAGAACTATTGGTGCTACCGTATTTGCTGTTTCCTTCAGCCTCTGCCTTGGAAGGACATTTTATCCACAGTCACAGTAATGGCAGCTGAAGTGCAAATGGTACTTTATGAAGATGATTCAGTGCAAGTGCAATATGTTGATGGCTCCAGACTGCAGCTTTCTCCCTGTGGCTCTGAATTTTTATTCGAAAAGGCACCTCCTGTTTCAGCACATCCTTTACAACAGCCAGAAAGAATTCGCCAAAGGACACACTTTGTGATTAGCGCTTACCGAGTAAGTAAAGATGACACAAAAACTACTCTTTTTCATACTAAAATATTGTTGAGGTGTCCAGAATATAGAAAGTGGCTAGTATTCTGGATTACTGTCATTCTAAATTGATtttcaagtcattttttaaaattactttgtgtttttgttttgtaggaGCAGTTACAACGAGCCCTCGATTTTCGTAATTCTTTTGCTACCTGTCCTTTTTTATCTGAAAGCATCATACCTTCTGAAATGAAAAcggtaatattttttaaacaaatatttgaggACAAGTGATTACAAACAGGTAGTTTAATATTTAGGTTTTTTTCTTCATGTCACTGAGCATAGACATGTTGCTATCCAATGCATAGGCCTGTACATTTCAACAGACTGATATTTTCAACTGATATTTTGTTCCTTGAGACGCAGAAGTTACATAGTGTACCTCTgtgccttttttcccttttctcttttttgtatcaGAGGATTATACTCAGAACTTTATAGATTGGTGATTTTCTGATTCTCAAAGGTATCAAAATTAAATTATGTGGTCATTTTCAGTAGCTTATGTGTAGTTAATGTGTAGGAGAGATGTGTAATTACTTATCGGTATAcgtgttttattcttttattctattttcaaCTTTTAGGAGTAATAGTAACCATCATTTTTTGAGGGGTTACTATGTGCCAAGTTCTGGGAATgatatagaaaaattttaatagctTCAGTATGGCATGGGTATCTGCTAATCAAAATGGATGTTCAAACAATCAGAACAGGTATATTGACTACTACCAGcccctttttacagatgagagaactaAATATCAGACTGTTTACCTaatttgtccatgaaatttttctaAATGGCAAAGTCAGGATCTGAAcccagtctgtctgactctgaaGACTGTGGCTCTTAACCACTTTCTGCTGTAGACATGATGCTTGCTTGCCTGCTGAGTAATTTTCTATTACATTGTCTTATGGCAAAGGAGTCAAAAATTGTAAGCCAGTAACTTTGTTTACAGGGCCATTTTTCCACTATATCTTTTGAGTAATAATTCACTGAAACTACATAgcttgctgctgatgctgcattaGATAGTCTAATTCTAGAAAAAACAGTCATCTTAACTGATCATCCTTATAAAGCAGCTTTGCCATCAATGAATACTGGCCttgctttttttatatttaattgaagtatagttgatttacaatgttgtgttagtctctgctgtctCCGCTGTACAGCAAAATAACTCAGTTTTACACGTATatacacttttaaaatgttttgttccattatggcttatctcAGCAGACTGGCTATGGTTCCCCGTGCTATGCTGTAtccattgtttatccattctaatgtaatagtttgcatccacCAACCTCAAATTCCCAGTCAGTCCATCTCTCCCCAACTCCCTCACCAAATctgatctctgtgtctgtgagtctgtttctgttttgtaaataggttcatttgtgccacaatttagattccacatgtaagtgctatcatatggtatttgtctttctgtgtctggcttacttaacttagtatgacaatctctagttgcatccatgttgctgcaaatgacgtGATTACTACCCTTAATTTTAGCACACTAACATTTGTACACACAGACAGTGTTGTAAATTTACAAGGCTTTTGTAAGTTTTAaggttttatataaatggaagatGAAATGTGTGATTTGGCAAGCTTAACTGATTAAAAGACTGTTATATGACACTCACTGTTTTTATCTTATATGAAAAGATGCAGCAGGCTCTGTTACCTATTGCAAATCTGTTTGCTGTTGGTTTGGAGCAGTTTACCTTTgagcaatttgatttttttttttatgttacctTTTAAGGCACCTGGAATTTACTTTAGTGTGTGATGTACCTCTGTAGGACAAGTACCTTAATACATGTTATCCTATTTAGTCCATGTGATAATTGTTTGAGATAGCATTTTCCAATGCTATTGAATAATTTCAGTACCATTTGTTAAATACTTAATTCTCCCTTTACCCCCTTGTTCTGAAAACCTTATGTTACcatatataacattttatgatatgtttgagtctgtttctttattcTCTAAATTGTTCTGTTGATGATTTTTGTGCtagttccataccatttatgGTATGGTTGCTTTTTCATACAGTTGTGCTGGTCTTCTctcatttatattcttttttcagagtAGACTTTTTGGGAAGGGCTGCAAATCTATTTATCTCTCAtgcattgtacactttaaatcagAATATGTttgccattaaaaataatcaagatgatttttctttttcttttctgtcctatttgtcagtgtgtgtgtgtgttttgtctctACTTTTCTGAGAGAGATAATAATATCAAATGTTCTCTGGAAAACCATATATAGACtgacatttttcattctttctaaatgGTAAaggacaaaactttttttttttttttttaattttaaaatctttaattcttacatgcgttcccaaacatgaacccccctcccacctccctccccacaacatctctctgggtcatccccatgcaccagccccaagcatgctgcaccctacgtcagacatggactggcgattcaattcttacatgacagtatacatgttagaattcccattctaccaaatcatcccaccctctccctctccctctccctctgagtccaaaagtccgttatacacatctgtatcttttttcctgtcttgcatacagggtcatcattgccatcttcctaaattccatatatatgtgttagtatactgtattggtgtttttctttctggcttacttcactctgtataattggctccagtttcatccatctcatcagaactgattcaaatgaattctttttaacggctgagtaatactccattgtgtatatgtaccacagctttcttatccattcatctgctgatggacatctaggttgtttccatgtcctggctattataaacagtgctgcgatgaacattggggtacatgtgtctctttcaattctggtttcctcagtatgtatgcccagcagtgggattgctgggtcataaggtagttctatttgcaattttttaaggaatctccacactgttctccatagtggctgtactagtttgcattcccaccaacagtgtaggagggttcccttttctccacaccctctccagcatttattgcttgcagatttttggatcacagccattctgactggtgtgaagtggtacctcattgtggttagGACAAAACTTTTAAGAGCTTTCTTCCATAATATGTTGAGTATCAAATGATGGAAAACGTGTACTGTTAACAAAAAATaccattcctttttttcccctcgtCTCAGCATATCTTGATTGATGTCTCAGAAGTGAGATGGCCCGGTCTTGACACTGATGATGGCATGACGTGTATGCAGAGTGGCACTGTGAGGATATCATCTTTAGATGGTCACGCATACCTTTGCCTGCCCAAATCTCAGCATGAGTTTACAGTACATTTTTTGTGTAAAGTAAGCCAGCAGCCAGACTCGTCTATAGAAAtgtctgaaaaaaataataaaggcaaAAAGGACAAACAGGttgaaaaaactggaaaaatctgTACACATGGAAGTTTATCAGGACAGAgactgaagaataaagaaaatgaactttatcatcagatcatgaaatccaaagaacattcagagaAGAGTTGTGTGAATGGAGCCAAACGGAGGGAGGTGCTGTCTTCACCTCGTATGAAGgacacatgtgtatacacatggGTAAAGCAGTGCTGGTCTGTGGCCTCCTGTCCGGAGGAATGGAAATACCCTTTGTCTTTAGCACTTCGTTTTCATAATAAAATCAGCAGTATGTCTGGAATTGATGCAGATATCACCCAGAAGAGAATGTTAACTTCTGATGTTTCTGAGGAACAAGGAAAAGAAGTTTCTGTTCTTCCTAGGGCCCTGTTACTGAGCTGTCCTGCCCCACACTTGCACAGGTAATGGAAGAATGACTTATTTGTCCTAATACTTTTGTCAAAACCAGACCTCACCTAAGGATCATTTATCTATCTAAATCATCTGATACCATGCATAAAGAAAATTCAGTTGATCTTAAACTTTGCTTATAACAGATAGGAAATAATGTCCCTAGCTAATGTGTTACTTATGTTTCTTCCTTTATATACTACACTAGGTACTTTGTTAAGCACAGAGACTGTAGAGATGACTAAGACAGAGTCTGTGCTCTCTAGGAGCTTAGAGTCTAGTAAGGATCCTTGTCACCAAAAATTTTGATAAAGTGCAGTAAGTGATGGCACACAGTTCTGTGGGAACCAGCTCTAAGACATGTCAGCTGCTGCTCAGTGGACCCTGTTACTTCTGTTGCTAGAGCATGGACCTGACAAGTTTGTGATCATGGGTTCCTTGTTCATATATAGCCTCAGAGAATACCCTTGTCTTTGGTTAACTCTGTGTAAATATGTCTGGGTTTCCctggcggcactagtggtaaaaaccctGCCTACCAGTGAAggtgacataagagatgcaggttcaatacctgggtcggggagatcccctggaggagaaggtggcagcctactccagtattcttgcctggagaatcccatggacagaggagcctggcaggctgtggcccATAGGGttacgcagagtcagacacactgaagtggcttagcacgtgTGCAGCATACATGAATATGTCCATTTCAAAAGGGATAAACATGGAGAGACTTCTGGATGGCTAGGAACAGACATTTTACCATCACTAAGAGATGAATAACCTAATGGTTACAGATTTTTAACATGAACTCTGTGTAAGTAGTATGGTAATAATGATAATAGCCAGCACAAACCACTACTTTGTGTGATGTGCAGTTATACTTTAGCTATTTCATCCTCATAGTCAACCCTTGAGGTAAGTACTATTATCACCCCCCACACTGTAGAGAAACTTGAGACATGGAAATGTTAACCCAACCAAAGTCTCACAGCTGGTGCTTATAGAATTGGGATATGATCTCAGGTCCTTTTCTGAGTACTTATTTGTTACTGAAAAACAAAGTCCAGGACTTATTTTTAGGCTTGTCATGATTATCTAGTTAGAATTGGGAATTCCAGTATTGTTAGTATACATGAGAAGAGATTAACGCTTCTAAATGAATAATTTCTCAATAACTTGATTATCCTTAAACAAGACTTAACAGGCTTCCCATTATCTGGTCCATTCCTGGATCTGTAATCCTCACCACTCTTGCCCTTGCTCTCTCTATACTAAACTGGattttaatgtgtgtgtatgtttggctgtgctgggtcttagttgtggcttacTGAATCTTTTTAGTtggcagcatatgggatctagttcccttaccagggattgaatccaggtccctGAATTGGCAGCATGATGtcctagccactgaaccaccagggaaatccctaaacTGAATTTCTCACCATCCCTCAAATGCTTGCCCAAGCTTTCTTTTACCACCTGCTCTTTCCTGTGCCTGGAacactccctttctctctctaagCTCACTAGCTTATGCTCATTTCCAGGTCTTAGCATAAGCCTTATTTCTTAGATAGGACTAGACTATATACAgtacatggtggtggtttagtcactaggtcgtgtctgactcttgtgaccccacggactgtagcccaccaggctcctctgtccatgggatttcccagacaggaatactggagtgggtttccatttccttctccaggggatcttcctgacccggggactgaacccgcatctcctgtatagcaggcagattctttaccactgaaccaccagagaagcccaaagtgtgtgtgtgtgctcacttgtgtctgactcttgagaccatttggtgtatagcccaccaggctcctttgtccatgggatttcccaggcaagaatactgcagtggttgccatttcctccttcaggggatcttcccaacccaggggtcaaacccacatctcctgggtctcttgcattataggtagattctttgctgctgagccatcagggaagcccatacaaccCACAGCATCCAGCAGTTCTTTCTTGATGTTCAGTATCTACTGTTTAATATCTGAGCTAGATAAAATTCTCCactgagggcagggaccatgtcTGCTTTCTTGAGTGTAATATCCACAGTGTGTGTAGCACAGTATCTGGCCCACCATAAgtatttcagtaaatatttattgtttgaatTCTAAATTTTTAAGGTTAGTGAAACTTAACATGTATTTATGCTGAGATTCAATAGTGAGATTAttaaaaatactaagaaaatatCTGGAAAAATAAGATTACAGTTGACTCTTGGACAACACAGATTTGAACTATGTGAGTCcgcttatatgcagattttttcaataaatatagtacctgcattttttttttacatctttaaaTTACTAAATATGGGGGAGAGTTTGTGTTTGACTAGAGATCACAGTTTGTGGAATTAGCAGAACTAGGGTTTGAGTCCTGATTTTAGCCAAAGTGTTTCAGCTTCCTACCCATGGGTGAGTCATTTATCAGCTCCTTTGTCTTTGAAACAGAGATAATAGTACTTGGTTTCTTACTGCACTGGTGTATCGCTGATCCCATTCACAGCACCAGCTGTCTTGTTCTTCACACTgtttgctgaacccagggtaggcaaggcgtGAGCTAAGAGACTGGAAGAAGACTTGAGGAGCTGTAGGAACAAACTGCAGACAcgttattctctcctggctggcgtGACACAGCATCGCTCCTGGCTGTTGCGGCAGCCGGAGTAGCAGCCATAACATAACCATAGTAGCCATAACACAGGCATAACGTAACCTCATATGACATGACCGTGAATGCCACTCCAGCGTAACCCTGGTCCAGCAGCAGCCGGGGCTTTCATGGTGGAGCTCACACAGGCATGTGGCACAGAGTAACCCGTGACAAAGCAAGTACCGCCTGATGCACAGCATtataaatgatctcagctgttacataatcattatttacaaaatggcaCAAGAGCAAGAGGCCAtggggtgagagagcctgaccgcgccatcttggctaatttgctctttccctacaaCTAGGGTCAGTGCCCCCACTCCcatgttattcaagggtcaactgtagttttaaatttcattaaggtacttttgtatttttacttttttttaaatctaatataAGCAAGAAATAAGTCTTACAGCAGCACTGTTTTGTTGACTTCTAAAggtaaggggacgacagaggatgagatggctggatggcatccatcaccgattcgatggacgtgagtttgagtgaactccgggagttggtgatggacagggaggcctggtgtgctgtgattcatgggatcacaaagagtcagatgtgactgagcgactgaattgaactgaactgaaaggtaatTCTATCAAGCAGCCAGAGTTAATAGTTTGGATTTTTGTCCTTAACAGGTGGAACTTTTCTGATTCACTTTCACAGAAACAGTTCGGTGAAGAAGAATATTCCTACCATGAACTAGTCAAAGTGGTTTGGTACAAGGGTGTTACCTATAGGTAAGACTCTTGTGTTAATTTGGAACTATTTAGCAATATCACAGAGGGTATAGAACTAGCCTCCGAGATGGACTCCCCCAAGAGGATACAGTGTTGCCAGGACCACTGTTTTCCTGTGTTGGCCCAATCTTTTTCAGGTCTCATAGTGCACCTAGGGGCTTTGTGACTGACTCACATTAACCACGATCACAAGATTTTTGTGACAGCACCAAAGCCAGTGAGGGATTCGTTTTGCTTGAGAATGAAATGTTTTGCCAGTTATTTAGGATACCCCTTTTAAGAAAAGGGGACCTTGTCATCTTAGACATATCAGAGGGTTGCCTGTTGAGCATGGAATTAGGGAAGAAGTTCACTAGCCCAGGAGAGATTTTAGACATCATTCGTGCAGCAAATATTCACTGACCATCTCCTCTGTATCTAAACTATTCTATAGAATTATCCCTATTCTACAACAAAGTATACCTCTAGTGACTGGAGTACTTAGTGTTGGCTAGATTCAGAGTTTCACTTCTGTAAATAATGCTAGAAGaaatttgtgaaatttttttctttgggttGTTTTCCTGCATGAAAACCCACCCccttctctcttaaaaaaaatttattaaaataattctattgAAGTGctgttggtttacaatgttacattagtttcagatgtactgtaaagtgattcagtatacatatgtatatattctttttctttttcacattcttttcccttatagtttaTTGCAAAATACTAggtgtagttccctgtgctatacaataggtccctgttggttatccattttattatagtagtttgtatctattagtcctaaactcctaatttatccaccCCCTTgattctttcccctttggtaaccataaatttgttttctatgtctgtgggtctatttctgtttcataaataagtccctttgtatctttttatcttttttttttttcagatttcacatacaagtgaaaaaaatatggtatttgtctttctctgacttatgtcacttagtatgataatctctaggtccgtccatgttgctgcaaatggcaatatttcattctttttcattgtatatacataGACAGATAGGTagatcacatctttatccattcatctgtagatggacttttaggttgcttccatgttttggctattgtaatagTGTTGcattgaacattggggtgtgttTATCTTTACTCCTGGgacatgtgcccaggagtgggattgttgtatcatatggtaactctacttttagtttttgaaggaacCACTATACTGTTCTGCAtaatggctataccaatttacatttcc
The sequence above is a segment of the Capra hircus breed San Clemente chromosome 20, ASM170441v1, whole genome shotgun sequence genome. Coding sequences within it:
- the C20H5orf34 gene encoding uncharacterized protein C5orf34 homolog isoform X1, with translation MKFLLMSRTKFLIKVDKTLEITFVREENYWCYRICCFLQPLPWKDILSTVTVMAAEVQMVLYEDDSVQVQYVDGSRLQLSPCGSEFLFEKAPPVSAHPLQQPERIRQRTHFVISAYREQLQRALDFRNSFATCPFLSESIIPSEMKTHILIDVSEVRWPGLDTDDGMTCMQSGTVRISSLDGHAYLCLPKSQHEFTVHFLCKVSQQPDSSIEMSEKNNKGKKDKQVEKTGKICTHGSLSGQRLKNKENELYHQIMKSKEHSEKSCVNGAKRREVLSSPRMKDTCVYTWVKQCWSVASCPEEWKYPLSLALRFHNKISSMSGIDADITQKRMLTSDVSEEQGKEVSVLPRALLLSCPAPHLHRWNFSDSLSQKQFGEEEYSYHELVKVVWYKGVTYRLTHKHMNSIEIYPGDGSVFKSEGAYLGNYFTYYSIRKESEEREEKTYSVNNLPPDRPGSPFSVCSLIKQAIRILQHCAKMRLSLSHNYRICCWKMGPGINDSSALPLLLRESSVPGVGRFLAYSDDKVHAIFLDGITLTLNWNFGSFIEKRQANQGLTLGWCKLTFPDGQNQLIQIQHPRPYERYVTTVISWCRRLTQISQQEIPIHPSSSVPEESWSVASELEKIQKFNLLLENSGVLNQISNKKNKQSLDCCKPKSSETLLKEVNEKSVSVALKKTSEILQDIDNLLSNSKW
- the C20H5orf34 gene encoding uncharacterized protein C5orf34 homolog isoform X2 produces the protein MAAEVQMVLYEDDSVQVQYVDGSRLQLSPCGSEFLFEKAPPVSAHPLQQPERIRQRTHFVISAYREQLQRALDFRNSFATCPFLSESIIPSEMKTHILIDVSEVRWPGLDTDDGMTCMQSGTVRISSLDGHAYLCLPKSQHEFTVHFLCKVSQQPDSSIEMSEKNNKGKKDKQVEKTGKICTHGSLSGQRLKNKENELYHQIMKSKEHSEKSCVNGAKRREVLSSPRMKDTCVYTWVKQCWSVASCPEEWKYPLSLALRFHNKISSMSGIDADITQKRMLTSDVSEEQGKEVSVLPRALLLSCPAPHLHRWNFSDSLSQKQFGEEEYSYHELVKVVWYKGVTYRLTHKHMNSIEIYPGDGSVFKSEGAYLGNYFTYYSIRKESEEREEKTYSVNNLPPDRPGSPFSVCSLIKQAIRILQHCAKMRLSLSHNYRICCWKMGPGINDSSALPLLLRESSVPGVGRFLAYSDDKVHAIFLDGITLTLNWNFGSFIEKRQANQGLTLGWCKLTFPDGQNQLIQIQHPRPYERYVTTVISWCRRLTQISQQEIPIHPSSSVPEESWSVASELEKIQKFNLLLENSGVLNQISNKKNKQSLDCCKPKSSETLLKEVNEKSVSVALKKTSEILQDIDNLLSNSKW